One region of Gossypium raimondii isolate GPD5lz chromosome 6, ASM2569854v1, whole genome shotgun sequence genomic DNA includes:
- the LOC105773812 gene encoding uncharacterized protein LOC105773812 has translation MSSLCNSLKSLHVNPTFFPTKPELPFSFSLSPISAPPFKSKSSPTRCRLTVKAEANAVEIDMVRNKQGVYAPKQKKVVVLWDLDNKPPRGPPYEAALALKRVAEKFGEVVDMSAYANRHAFVHLPQWVLQERRERRSLDILERKGIVKPDEPYICGVCGRKCKTNLDLKKHFKQLHERERQKKLNRMKSLKGKKRQRFKERFISGNHKYNEAARSIIKPKIGYGLASELRRAGVYVKTVEDKPQAADWALKRQMQHSMSRGIDWLFLVSDDKDFVEMLRRAREADLGTVVVGDWDRGLGRHADLWVSWVEVENGEVSEKDLVPKRKRMSSDDGLFSVSEFDGENISIGELDGVANELLVGRNEYGGMMISVFSEDEDEWDIEEVGDEDYLLDGSEDEMIFEEDGYY, from the coding sequence ATGAGTTCTCTCTGCAATTCCCTGAAATCCCTTCACGTAAACCCCACCTTTTTCCCAACAAAACCAGAGcttcccttttccttttccctcTCTCCCATTTCCGCCCCACCCTTTAAATCCAAATCCTCACCGACCCGATGTCGTCTCACCGTCAAAGCCGAAGCCAACGCCGTTGAAATCGACATGGTGAGGAACAAGCAAGGCGTTTACGCACCCAAACAGAAGAAAGTCGTTGTTTTATGGGACCTCGACAACAAACCGCCGCGAGGGCCGCCGTACGAAGCGGCGTTGGCGTTGAAAAGGGTCGCCGAGAAGTTCGGTGAAGTCGTCGATATGTCGGCTTACGCTAACCGCCACGCGTTCGTTCATTTGCCTCAATGGGTCCTTCAAGAACGACGGGAAAGGAGGAGCCTCGACATCCTCGAACGGAAAGGGATTGTGAAGCCGGACGAACCGTACATTTGCGGCGTTTGTGGCCGGAAATGTAAAACGAATCTTGATTTGAAGAAACATTTCAAGCAATTACACGAAAGGGAACGGCAAAAGAAGTTGAACAGGATGAAATCATTGAAGGGTAAGAAACGTCAACGGTTTAAAGAAAGGTTTATAAGTGGGAACCATAAGTACAATGAAGCTGCTAGGAGTATAATTAAGCCTAAGATTGGTTATGGTTTAGCTAGTGAGCTAAGGAGAGCTGGGGTTTATGTTAAAACCGTGGAGGATAAGCCCCAAGCAGCGGATTGGGCATTGAAAAGACAAATGCAACATTCAATGAGTAGAGGGATTGATTGGTTGTTTTTAGTTTCTGATGATAAGGATTTTGTGGAGATGTTGAGGAGAGCAAGGGAAGCAGATTTAGGGACTGTGGTTGTAGGTGATTGGGATAGGGGTTTAGGTAGACATGCTGATTTATGGGTGTCTTGGGTTGAGGTAGAAAATGGGGAGGTTTCAGAGAAAGATTTGGTGCCCAAGAGGAAGAGAATGAGTAGTGATGATGGGTTGTTTTCAGTTTCGGAATTCGATGGTGAGAACATTAGTATCGGGGAATTGGATGGTGTTGCGAATGAGCTTTTAGTAGGGAGGAATGAGTACGGTGGCATGATGATTTCGGTGTTTTCAGAAGATGAGGATGAATGGGATATTGAGGAAGTTGGTGATGAAGATTACTTGTTGGATGGTAGTGAAGATGAAATGATTTTTGAGGAAGATGGGTATTATTGA
- the LOC105773813 gene encoding mediator of RNA polymerase II transcription subunit 23: protein MSRPGKKVVDVVFKASKNIDWEGMAKLLVSDEARKEFATLRRTFDEVNSTLQTKFSQPTCETVMNWLSSGGVTELLPEANVQPNERFMVMREVSPLPISLLSGFSMNLYLKLVFQMEESLFAGQVVPSIAMVETYTRLLLIAPHSLFCSHFSHLAQRNASLLSKPAVTLLVLEIVNYRLLPPYRCRDPQVC, encoded by the exons ATGAGCAGACCGGGGAAGAAAGTCGTCGATGTCGTGTTCAAAGCATCAAAGAACATTGATTGGGAAGGGATGGCTAAGCTTTTGGTCTCCGATGAGGCTCGCAAAGAGTTCGCTACTCTTCGTCGCACTTTTGATGAAGTTAACTCTACTTTACAAACCAAATTCAGCCAg CCAACTTGTGAAACGGTCATGAATTGGTTATCTTCTGGTGGAGTTACAGAGTTGTTACCTGAAGCAAATGTACAGCCCAATGAGAGATTCATGGTGATGCGGGAAGTTAGTCCATTGCCTATTTCACTGTTATCTGGCTTTTCAATGAATCTTTATTTGAAGTTGGTCTTTCAAATGGAAGAATCTTTATTTGCTGGGCAG GTTGTTCCTAGTATTGCTATGGTTGAAACATACACCAGATTGTTGCTCATTGCACCTCATTCGTTATTTTGTTCGCACTTCAGT CATTTGGCACAGAGGAATGCTTCTTTATTGAGCAAGCCTGCGGTGACACTTCTGGTGCTTGAAATTGTCAACTATCGTCTGCTTCCACCGTACAG GTGTAGAGATCCCCAAGTTTGTTGA